In the Salvia miltiorrhiza cultivar Shanhuang (shh) chromosome 8, IMPLAD_Smil_shh, whole genome shotgun sequence genome, CTGGCTACAATGTGCGTCGTTCTCGCCTAATTTCGTGTCGAACGACTTGCATAATCATCGTGGTTGCTAAGGAGGTCATGTCAGCATTGTATTGTTTGATGGCACAAATCTAATCACAAGGTACATATTTGTAGAAATGGATAGGCAAATAGGAAATTCTTTTATTTGGTATATATAGAAATATATAGAATTAATTGATCAAGTCCATTTTGTGATCGGATATTTTAAGGTTTGGATGCTATAATTGAAGATGATGGTGTGGATCTCAAATTTAATTTTGCAAATGCTTGTTAGATATCATTATATGGTTATGTGATAATTTTCTATTAGCAATTTAGCATAATAAATTAGTAGAATTCATAATTCTTTTAGAACACAAAATGTAGTACTATTAGATTTAAAAATGAAGTAATGATATAAACTCCACCATTTATTGAATGTGAATTTAAATATGTTACATCCAACAATGTGTCTCACGACTTTGGAGTTGATCTTCATCACTTTTGTTgaaaaactcacaacaaagaaatTAAACTCTTTGGAATTTCTAAACTACCTCTACATTTTAAGCAATTCATATATTGCTCCGATCCCATAAAATtgtcgtcgtcgtcttcgtcttcttctttttcaggCTACAAGCAATTTTCCGGCATGATGACGCCGCCGGAACTTCCGGCGATGTTTTTGCAGAAGGATTGTGCTTTAGTTGATTTCAAATAAGTGAGTTTAATgtcatttaatttgatattgctGCATGGATTTGTATGGCTGCAGTCAAATGTCATGGCTACTTTTGTTGCAGATGTTCCTTGTATATTTTGGTATGTGATTTGGCTAATTTTTATTCCCGAACCCTGCCAAAATtaatagaaattaattaatctaaataTCAATTTAAATCGAGCATTTTTCAATAATGTACCCGCCaccatttaataaattataaaattgatattgtctaagaaaaaattcataaaattgatattttcttaatttaaataattttaaatgctTATAACTTTCAtctaaaaagaagaagaagtaaaATAACACATTGAGAATTATAGTATTTACCTGGCTAGGACAACCTTCATTGTTGGGGCAGTAATTTTGGTCTATAATGATGGGATTCTCAACATTTTTCATAACTATATTTCGAAAATTAATATTTCTGACAAATCCCTTGCTGGGCCGGGCCCATGTTTTTATTCGAAGCCCATTATCGGAACCACTGAAAGCTGAATTTATTAATGTCACGTTTTCCACACCATCCTCTTCAAAAGCTCGGCCCAAACTCCCAATGCTGTCAacatgataaataaaataaagattatAGTGTGcaaacgatattaaaaaaattaaatgaaaacatTTATTCAAACAAACAAGATTTTCCCAATGTCTTTTAAATATGACCTAATATCTAATTTTGAAGggtaaatatttttaaaaaggttaaaacccgtgtcatctCCTAAGTGATACTCTCTCACGAGACGAAGAAAGTATGAATTATTATCGATTCTAGGTTTAAATAGAATGCGCAAGACCCAAAAATGAGAGTTTATAGGTTACCTGACACCGTGTCCGGGGCCACATTTAATCTTTTCCATCCACAGATTCCTAGTCCCGGGCCCGATGGATACACAGTCGTCGCCGGTTTTGATGAGGGCATTGGTGATAGTGACTCCCGTTGATGATTGTACATGAATCCCATCAGTGTTAGGGCTTAGATCCGGCGCTATGATCTTCACATTGCTCACTTTCACATTCTTGCAACTATTGATCACAATGTGCATTAATTGGCTATTAATCGAGGTTAACCCTTTAATCTCAGCGTTGTTAACCCAATTAAATGTGATTGACTGCAATTTTGAAACATAACTAGGGTTAGTCGACTGTcgtcttaattattaatattaataatgagAAAGGTTCAATAGAGAATgttatatatagagagaaatCAGAGAATGAATTTGATACTTCtaaataagtcaataattttttcGAATAAATCAAGGTTCTGCATGAAATGACATTTTCGTCTGGGTTCAAATCATGTTGGGGGTATGttttttgatatattaaatagatAGGTCTGTTCatgaatttattgatttattcgtcaTTCTACATTTTCTAAGTATAAAGCATTCTCTATATATAGAACCACGTCCTGTTGAAAAAAGACTGAAAAAGTACTTAGATTGACAGAGAAATTTTCTGTCACAGGGtagattatatataataaaatatgtgcTTAAGTTTAATAACAATAAGAGCAAGATGGGGTATGGTATGGTATGTCATCAATAAATGTTTTTGATGATCCCTAAATTTAAATTAGTTCACACACCCTCACCAAGAAAAATTCCAACTAACTAAAAAGAATTTCGTACTAACTCATAAATCCTTGAGTACATATGGTATTTAAGCACTACTTGTTTGTGatataaataacattaattaaagaAAGATTGAAAATGATAGCAAGTGGTGGGAACTATGGCAGTGAGGTTAGCTCACTTACCGAATTCTTTAATTACTTCATTGTACTTGACTTATTTCAAAGTTGAAAGAAATCAATTCTTCATTATTTGACTTCCTACtacacaaattaaataaaaaaaataccgtTTTTGGCAAATAATACGtagatatatataataaaataccatTGAAAAACAccatatatatactaataaattTGATGTTTTTCACGTGGTACGCCGTATTTGATGTGAAATACGTAGATTTTTCGATGCTAGAATTTGAGGCTCTTGgaattattcaaaaatagtTGAAACGACGTTATTTAAGTTTTCAACGAAAAGTGGCATTAttgaaaaatattcaaaacatTGTGACAAAATTAATACGATGTTTTCAACAATAATGTCACTTTCAATTTTTGGCAAATTTATACGaaatattacaatttttttcagCATTAAATTTCACGAGGATTGAATTTCAAAACATTAAAATGTCACGAGGATTGAATTTCAGCATTGAAGAATCCATTTGGCATGCCAAATATGATGTGAAAATTCACGTGGATTTTTCGGTGCTAGGATTAATTAGGGCTCTTGATGAACTCATTCAGAAAAAGTTGAAACATTATGTAACGATttgctatttatttatttatctttaaaaaaaagtgGCATTATTGAAAAGAAGTCAAACGTTGTGACAAAATACAATATTTGTCCAAAGTGTTCAGCAAAATAAATTCTtaagttgtaaaaataagcACCTCAAAAAAAAGTTCTATAACTCCAACTTCATATTTTTCTATAATCGTATATGcaacaataattttataaatattatttaattataatttattgttTCTATCATATATTCTTTTAAATTCATCACTCTTcagttttctctctctaacacaattttttttctctaatttataagttcaatttataagctcttaataATAAACTGCGTCTTATAAGCTGAGCCAAACACCTTCTAAAATGACACATtgatagcaaaaaaaaaaacacacgcacacacatgCAAAATAGTTTGAATTGACAAATTTACCCTTGCTCCGGTGGGGCAACTCTTGCCGGAGGCCTTGCACGCCCATAATCCGGCGCCCTTCGCGTCGAGATTCCCCCCGACGACGGTGATCCAGTTCACCTGAATGAACAGAATCCAGTAGTCGGAATTTCCGAGTGCGCGGTAGTCAACCGGAGCTACAAGAGTTCCATCAATTTGAACTCTGATCTTGCTCTTGCACGGCCCCCTAAACTCCGCCGACCTCAATAGGTACCGCCCCCTCGGCACGTAAATCGTCGACGCCGTCGCGGCCGCGCACGCCGCCGCCCACGCCTTGAGGAACGGCGGCGTGGCGTCGGTGATCCCATCTGGCTTCGCGCCAAATCGGATCACGTTGAATGTGAGCGTGGCGCCTTGTGCATTGCCCAACCATGATGATAGAATGAAGTGAGAGaataaaatgattgaaattAGGGAAatcattttgtaattttaaGGATATAATATTTGAATGTTTCTATTTTTTTGATGGAGGTTGAGACGGTTGGATGTGGTATTTATATGGGAATTTGATGATCTTTGCAACTGTCGCTTTGAGTTTTGATTAA is a window encoding:
- the LOC130999679 gene encoding polygalacturonase, giving the protein MISLISIILFSHFILSSWLGNAQGATLTFNVIRFGAKPDGITDATPPFLKAWAAACAAATASTIYVPRGRYLLRSAEFRGPCKSKIRVQIDGTLVAPVDYRALGNSDYWILFIQVNWITVVGGNLDAKGAGLWACKASGKSCPTGARSITFNWVNNAEIKGLTSINSQLMHIVINSCKNVKVSNVKIIAPDLSPNTDGIHVQSSTGVTITNALIKTGDDCVSIGPGTRNLWMEKIKCGPGHGVSIGSLGRAFEEDGVENVTLINSAFSGSDNGLRIKTWARPSKGFVRNINFRNIVMKNVENPIIIDQNYCPNNEGCPSQGSGIKISQITYQNIQGTSATKVAMTFDCSHTNPCSNIKLNDIKLTYLKSTKAQSFCKNIAGSSGGVIMPENCL